A region of Asterias amurensis chromosome 22, ASM3211899v1 DNA encodes the following proteins:
- the LOC139953819 gene encoding uncharacterized protein → MVPVTSQPTPGYPDGSQKPPDDRPKVQPNDRQRIPPNDRPLEEPPDDQPKVPPDVWKKEPPDDLSSPDRRRAKPNNTKLDPVLISITAGVSQKDGNNNPVPRHDQKIQDVSKKEEKKQDHGDKDPECEFPSVTTADEYLISSPKIPRPQVCDGRQPPWYQQQSLEGRLGEGIMSVHSPHLPDVCHLGDRSLAVIGEQATDKKIKKLHELDSVEGVTIGYSKYVKYFGNGLNGRHVRPYTTWKGKKSHIRAPFILGDLIFYKAPNSCILKSVWNLQDLKLATRKIIDKQLSIWRNCNSSIASIVYSNEPYKATTDLERKIYLDFRAFNEKILSRNRNPVQMKDQWTMCTIKFAKEGKTTICVAFSGNKYRQEISQFWNENKFKYLKKNLNIVFIGKPKSHHKLAQNMVFLLLDIIEKPVIEDLKKLLNCILVGDDKGVQSIMNDRRDFGTIDYEDFIQHVNEEKKQFIHDIEKKIKEWAPTIFREGFGQRWLVHVIDPDRSDSEMARDLNPELLKILKGITRNKQQKLDKIPDEFFQKLKKALKQCHCAEDNAISSVLVAMLGQGDILDVSITALDKNNLNGKPFCYSCDKKVRIFSVLPSLLRHLDITSCNLRYLVELCSFYNSQWPAPSRKKKPY, encoded by the exons ATGGTACCTGTTACCAGTCAACCTACACCAGGATACCCAGATGGGTCACAAAAACCGCCTGATGATCGACCAAAAGTACAGCCCAATGATCGGCAAAGAATACCGCCAAATGATCGACCACTAGAAGAACCACCCGATGATCAGCCAAAAGTACCGCCTGATGTTTGGAAAAAAGAACCGCCCGATGATCTTTCCTCACCAGACAGAAGAAGAGCAAAACCAAACAATACAAAACTCGATCCTGTTCTCATCTCCATCACTGCGGGTGTCTCCCAAAAAGACGGCAATAACAACCCAGTGCCGCGACACGATCAAAAG ATACAAGACGTGTCtaaaaaggaagaaaagaaacaagatcATGGAGATAAGGATCCTG AATGTGAGTTTCCGTCGGTAACGACGGCAGATGAGTACCTCATCAGCAGTCCCAAGATTCCTCGTCCCCAGGTGTGTGATGGAAGGCAACCCCCCTGGTATCAACAGCAGTCCCTCGAAGGTCGACTTGGGGAGGGCATCATGTCTGTTCACTCTCCGCACCTACCTGACGTATGCCATCTGGGGGATCGGAGCCTAGCAGTCATTGGGGAACAAGCGACCGATAAGAAGATTAAAAAATTGCATGAATTAGATAGTGTTGAAGGAGTAACTATTGGTTATAGTAAATATGTGAAGTATTTTGGAAATGGTTTGAATGGTAGGCACGTCAGGCCTTACACTACCTGGAAAGGAAAGAAATCACATATTCGTGCACCATTTATCTTGGGTGACCTTATCTTCTATAAAGCCCCTAACTCCTGTATACTAAAGTCTGTTTGGAACTTACAAGATCTCAAGTTGGCCACGAGAAAAATTATAGATAAACAATTGAGCATTTGGAGGAATTGCAATTCCTCCATTGCCTCCATTGTTTATAGTAACGAGCCTTACAAGGCAACAACAGATCTAGAAAGAAAAATATATCTTGATTTTAGAgcattcaatgaaaaaatattGTCGCGCAATAGGAACCCTGTCCAAATGAAGGATCAATGGACAATGTGCACAATCAAATTTGCAAAAGAGGGAAAAACAACAATCTGTGTCGCATTTTCAGGAAATAAGTATAGACAAGAAATCTCACAATTTTGGaatgaaaacaagtttaaatatttgaagaaaaatttaaacattgtTTTCATTGGCAAGCCTAAGTCTCACCACAAACTTGCACAAAACATGGTTTTTCTGTTGTTAGACATAATCGAGAAGCCTGTTATTGAGGATTTGAAAAAGTTGCTTAACTGTATTTTAGTAGGTGATGACAAAGGTGTACAATCCATAATGAATGATCGCAGGGATTTTGGGACCATTGATTATGAAGACTTCATTCAACATGtcaatgaagagaaaaaacagTTCATACATGATATTgagaagaaaataaaagaaTGGGCCCCAACCATATTTAGAGAAGGTTTCGGACAGAGATGGTTAGTGCACGTCATTGACCCAGACCGCAGCGACAGTGAAATGGCGAGAGATTTAAATCCAGAGTTATTAAAAATACTCAAAGGTATCACAAGAAATAAACAACAGAAATTGGACAAAATTCCAGATGAGTTTTTCCAGAAGCTTAAGAAAGCTCTGAAACAATGCCACTGTGCCGAAGATAACGCTATTTCATCTGTCCTCGTGGCAATGCTGGGACAAGGGGATATTCTGGACGTTAGCATTACTGCACTAGACAAGAACAATTTAAATGGAAAACCATTCTGCTATTCATGTGATAAAAAGGTTCGTATTTTCTCTGTGCTACCATCATTGTTGCGTCACCTGGACATAACAAGTTGCAATCTGAGGTACctagttgaactctgctctttTTACAATTCTCAGTGGCCGGCaccttcaagaaaaaaaaaaccctattAA